In Necator americanus strain Aroian chromosome IV, whole genome shotgun sequence, the following proteins share a genomic window:
- a CDS encoding hypothetical protein (NECATOR_CHRIV.G14955.T1) yields MHRSSAESTKDDVHAERMDPGCPIHAQRNEHIRLHQLRLSGSGIEHDELPDVRAWQEEKRGAYKRIEDVVKKTRNNRLRAHLFNTTVLPVSTYASETWAFRKQKENAVSVIERAIEGVMPGVSRFTQVRDGIRSSLLRQRSKIRDAAAFAKESKIRWAGHVMLFNDNRWTRAVSDWVPRDIKRTTGRPPTQWSDFFTKSLKEKYDALGVPRERRNQWATLARDRDKWKNYWRPLDQFEDQRESK; encoded by the coding sequence atgcatcggtcttcagctgaatctacaaaagacgatgttcatgcggaacggatggatcccggatgccccattcacgctcaacgaaacgaacatatccgattgcaccagctacgtttatctggatcgggaattgaacatgatgaactaCCTGACGTCCGAGCTtggcaggaggagaagagaggagcgtacaagaggatcgaggatgtagtgaagaagaccaggaacaacCGGcttcgtgctcacctcttcaacaccaccgtacttcctgtttcgacctatgcttcggaaacctgggcatttcgcaagcagaaagaaaacgcggtgagcgtcattgaacgcgcaattgagggAGTGATGccaggagtatcccgtttcacgcaagtgagggacgggattcgaagttctctcctacgtcagcgatcgaagattagagacgccgccgcgtttgccaaggaaagtaaaataaggtgggccggacacgtgatgctctttaacgacaaccgttggaccagagccgtgagcgactgggttccccgcgatattaagcgcactacaggaagaccgccgacccaatggtcagacttcttcacgaaatccttgaaagaaaaatatgatgctcttggtgtcccacgcgaaaggaggaaccagtGGGcaactctggcacgcgatcgggacaaatggaagaattactggcgcccgctcgaccagttcgaagatcaacgggagtcaaagtga
- a CDS encoding hypothetical protein (NECATOR_CHRIV.G14956.T1), with protein MIVSDIILFISCFHSVTKKGSLQIVAPRRLQTLLTERRLAESHLPRIHTRSRQYATHGMLQGKHCVGLPLSIHADRNLRPTELKWNRRKQGRRRSRS; from the exons ATGATAGTGTCTGATATAATCCTTTTCATCTCTTGTTTCCACTCAGTAACGAAGAAAGGATCACTTCAAATTGTTGCACCGCGCAGACTTCAGACATTGTTGACTGAGCGACGTCTTGCGGAGTCACATCTACCGAGGATCCATACACGTTCGCGTCA ATATGCTACGCATGGTATGCTGCAAGGAAAACATTGCGTAGGACTCCCTTTGAGTATTCATGCAGACCGCAACCTCCGTCCAACGGAATTGAAATGGAACAGAAGGAagcaaggaagaagaaggagcaGAAGTTAA